The following are from one region of the Bradyrhizobium sediminis genome:
- a CDS encoding ABC transporter substrate-binding protein, producing the protein MRSVRALAAVVASLLTVSGFALAGEPKQGGILKVYHRDSPASASIHEEATFSVNGPFMAVFNNLVMYKQDVKQNSLESIVPDLAESWAWANGGKTLNFKLRQGVKWHDGKPFTSADVKCTFDMLMGKSEQKFRKNPRKSWYNQVADITPNGDFEVAFNLKRPQPALLALLASGYTPVYPCHVSPGDMRTKPIGTGPFKFVEFKANESIKITRNPDYWKKGLPHLDGIEYTIITNRSTAILAFIAGKFDMTFPTEVSIPLLKDVKTQAPNAVCVVEPVNVSTNIIVNSSSPPFDNLDIRRAMALALDRKAFISIMFQGQADIGGTMLPAPGGLWAMPKEMLESIPGYGPDINANRETARKLMEKAGYGPEKRLAVKIATRNIPIYRDPAVILIDQLKGIYIDGELDVVETANWFSKVARKDYSLGLNLTGNAVDDPDQSFYENYSCGSERNYTNYCNKDIEKLIDQQSQEADAAKRKKLVWEIDKKLQEDVARPIIYHSRAGSCWQPYVKGITIMVNSSYNGYRYEDVWMDK; encoded by the coding sequence ATGCGGAGCGTCCGTGCGCTTGCTGCCGTCGTGGCGTCGTTGCTGACTGTCTCTGGTTTTGCGCTCGCCGGCGAGCCGAAGCAGGGCGGTATCCTGAAGGTCTATCACCGCGACAGTCCGGCCAGCGCCTCGATCCACGAGGAGGCGACCTTCTCGGTCAACGGTCCCTTCATGGCGGTCTTCAACAATCTCGTCATGTACAAGCAGGACGTGAAGCAGAACAGCCTGGAGTCGATCGTCCCTGATCTTGCGGAGAGCTGGGCCTGGGCCAACGGCGGCAAGACCCTCAATTTCAAGCTCAGGCAGGGCGTCAAATGGCACGACGGCAAGCCTTTCACGTCCGCCGACGTCAAATGCACATTCGACATGCTGATGGGCAAGTCCGAGCAGAAGTTCCGCAAGAACCCGCGCAAATCCTGGTATAATCAGGTTGCCGACATCACGCCGAACGGCGACTTCGAGGTCGCGTTCAACCTGAAGCGGCCGCAACCGGCGCTGCTGGCGCTGCTGGCCTCGGGCTATACGCCGGTTTATCCCTGCCATGTTTCGCCCGGCGACATGCGCACCAAGCCGATCGGCACCGGTCCATTCAAGTTCGTCGAGTTCAAGGCCAACGAATCGATCAAGATCACCCGCAATCCGGATTACTGGAAGAAGGGCCTGCCTCATCTCGACGGCATCGAGTACACCATCATCACCAACCGTTCGACCGCCATTCTCGCCTTCATTGCCGGGAAGTTCGATATGACGTTCCCGACCGAGGTATCGATTCCGCTTCTCAAGGACGTCAAGACGCAGGCGCCGAACGCGGTATGCGTGGTCGAGCCGGTCAACGTCAGCACCAATATCATCGTCAACTCGTCCTCGCCGCCCTTTGACAATCTGGACATTCGCCGCGCGATGGCATTGGCGCTCGATCGCAAGGCGTTCATTTCGATCATGTTCCAGGGTCAGGCCGATATCGGCGGCACCATGCTTCCCGCGCCGGGCGGGTTGTGGGCCATGCCGAAGGAAATGCTGGAATCGATTCCGGGTTACGGCCCCGATATCAACGCCAACCGGGAAACGGCGCGCAAGCTGATGGAGAAAGCGGGCTATGGACCGGAGAAGCGCCTCGCGGTCAAGATCGCGACCCGCAACATTCCGATTTACCGCGATCCCGCCGTCATCCTGATCGATCAGCTCAAAGGCATCTATATCGATGGCGAGCTTGACGTGGTCGAGACCGCCAACTGGTTCTCGAAAGTCGCGCGCAAGGATTATTCGCTCGGCCTCAACCTGACCGGCAATGCCGTCGACGATCCCGACCAGTCGTTCTACGAGAACTATTCCTGCGGTTCGGAGCGCAACTACACCAACTATTGCAACAAGGACATCGAGAAGCTGATCGACCAGCAATCCCAGGAGGCCGACGCCGCCAAGCGCAAGAAACTGGTCTGGGAAATCGACAAGAAGCTTCAGGAGGACGTCGCCCGTCCCATTATCTACCACAGCCGCGCCGGTTCGTGCTGGCAGCCCTACGTCAAGGGCATCACCATCATGGTGAACAGCTCCTACAATGGCTACCGCTACGAGGATGTGTGGATGGACAAGTAG
- a CDS encoding ISNCY family transposase gives MRFSSLLDRTEAKELTQEAASELLGINVRTFQRWAERFEAEGDDGLVDRRMGRRSPRRAPEEELERMLGLFRDKYADFTVKHFHEQLQKRHGYVLGYTVTKLALHAAGLVQKAPKRSAHRKKRPRRPLRGMLLHQDGSRHVWIEGLPAMDLIVTMDDATSEIYSMLLVEEEGTASTFRALGEVIGERGLFCALYTDRGSHYFYTPKAGAKVSKTQQTQVGRALSHLGIEHIAAYSPQARGRSERVFGTLQGRLPKDLRLAGIRTVEAANAWLKAHYIAEHNAAFAIVAEQQGTAFVADRHEAWREALCVIEERTVANDNTIAWSGRRLQLPESRLRPHFVKAVVRVHGYPDGTVGVFLGPHRLARFAADGQQISPDAPQPGSVLGAVKDKPLRARKCASLTAPARAAVEIARVGAEKRASSQTKKPTRGANLPPISMA, from the coding sequence ATGCGGTTTTCGAGTTTGCTGGATCGGACTGAGGCGAAGGAGCTGACGCAGGAGGCGGCGTCTGAGCTTCTGGGGATCAACGTGCGGACGTTCCAACGTTGGGCGGAACGCTTTGAGGCGGAGGGCGATGACGGGCTGGTCGACCGGCGCATGGGCCGGCGATCACCGAGGCGTGCGCCGGAGGAAGAGCTGGAGCGGATGCTGGGGCTGTTCCGGGACAAGTACGCCGATTTCACGGTGAAGCACTTCCACGAGCAGCTGCAAAAGCGACATGGCTATGTGCTGGGCTACACGGTGACGAAGCTGGCCTTGCATGCTGCGGGCTTGGTGCAGAAGGCGCCGAAGCGTTCGGCGCACCGCAAGAAGCGTCCGCGCCGGCCGCTTCGGGGCATGCTGCTTCACCAGGACGGGTCGCGCCACGTCTGGATCGAAGGTCTGCCGGCGATGGACCTGATCGTCACGATGGACGATGCGACGAGCGAGATCTACTCGATGCTGCTGGTCGAGGAAGAAGGGACGGCGTCGACGTTCCGGGCCTTGGGCGAGGTGATTGGCGAGCGTGGTCTGTTCTGCGCGCTCTACACCGATCGCGGCAGCCATTACTTCTACACCCCGAAGGCCGGCGCGAAGGTCTCGAAGACGCAACAAACCCAGGTGGGACGGGCTTTATCGCATCTTGGGATCGAGCATATCGCGGCCTATTCGCCGCAGGCGCGCGGGCGTTCAGAGCGGGTGTTCGGCACGCTGCAGGGCCGGCTGCCGAAGGATCTGCGGCTCGCCGGGATCAGGACGGTCGAGGCCGCCAATGCGTGGTTGAAGGCGCATTACATCGCCGAGCATAATGCGGCGTTTGCGATCGTGGCCGAACAGCAAGGCACGGCGTTCGTAGCCGACCGGCACGAGGCCTGGCGCGAAGCGCTGTGCGTGATCGAAGAGCGAACCGTCGCCAACGACAACACGATCGCATGGAGCGGCCGGCGGCTGCAGTTGCCGGAGAGCCGGCTCAGGCCCCACTTCGTCAAGGCCGTGGTGCGGGTTCACGGGTATCCCGATGGCACCGTGGGCGTGTTCCTTGGCCCGCACCGATTGGCGAGGTTTGCCGCCGATGGACAGCAGATCAGCCCCGACGCGCCTCAGCCTGGCAGCGTGCTCGGAGCCGTCAAGGACAAGCCCTTACGGGCGCGCAAGTGCGCGTCCTTGACCGCTCCTGCGCGCGCCGCCGTCGAGATAGCGCGGGTCGGGGCGGAGAAACGGGCTTCAAGTCAAACAAAGAAACCAACCCGAGGGGCTAACCTGCCACCAATATCCATGGCATGA
- a CDS encoding HD-GYP domain-containing protein produces the protein MLEQHYAVTTELLNDASTRRNESDAVVVTADLRAVDNIAALKEMFGKSSHVRRRIFVIDQKARLFSVQAYALGATRVLVNPVNQASLLAALVDTNPSRTISTEALPGACEAATAGATALSSMFSAVLSGKAIDIRGAKGAAGKIADSIAEDGLSSWLETVRRHHEGTYQHCLLVTGIAVDFGLSLGVPKADLERLYSAAMFHDIGKAKIPLAVLDKPGRLDDQERALIETHPAAGYDVLKGNAGISPEILDAVRHHHEYLDGSGYPDALCSGSISDIVRILTISDIFAALIEHRNYKPTMPREQAYEILRSMEGKLERPLVAAFRDVALNR, from the coding sequence ATGCTGGAGCAGCATTACGCCGTAACAACCGAGTTGCTGAACGACGCTAGCACTCGACGCAACGAATCCGATGCCGTCGTCGTCACGGCGGACCTGCGGGCCGTTGACAATATTGCGGCACTTAAGGAGATGTTTGGAAAATCAAGTCACGTGCGCAGGCGCATTTTCGTCATTGATCAGAAGGCGCGCCTGTTTTCCGTTCAGGCCTATGCGCTTGGGGCGACGCGCGTACTTGTCAATCCCGTCAATCAGGCGAGCTTGCTGGCCGCACTGGTCGATACCAATCCTTCCCGGACGATCTCTACCGAGGCTTTGCCGGGCGCCTGCGAAGCCGCGACGGCTGGTGCGACCGCCCTGTCCTCGATGTTCTCGGCAGTGTTGAGCGGCAAGGCCATCGATATCAGGGGCGCGAAAGGTGCCGCCGGCAAGATTGCCGACAGCATCGCTGAGGATGGGCTGTCCAGCTGGCTCGAGACGGTTCGCCGTCACCACGAGGGCACCTATCAACACTGCCTTCTGGTTACGGGCATAGCTGTCGATTTCGGACTGAGCCTGGGTGTGCCGAAAGCGGACCTCGAGCGGCTGTATTCGGCCGCGATGTTTCATGACATTGGCAAGGCCAAAATTCCGCTCGCGGTCCTGGACAAGCCTGGGCGCCTCGACGACCAGGAGCGCGCGCTGATCGAAACCCATCCCGCAGCTGGATACGACGTGCTGAAGGGGAATGCCGGCATTTCCCCGGAGATCCTTGATGCAGTGCGGCATCACCACGAATATCTCGATGGAAGTGGTTATCCCGACGCGCTTTGTAGCGGCAGCATATCCGACATCGTTCGGATACTGACCATTTCCGATATCTTTGCGGCATTGATCGAACACCGCAACTACAAGCCGACCATGCCCCGGGAACAGGCCTATGAAATCCTTCGCAGCATGGAAGGAAAGCTGGAGAGGCCGCTCGTAGCCGCATTCAGGGACGTAGCGCTGAACCGCTGA
- a CDS encoding PilZ domain-containing protein — translation MHPRRFTRVRPTGRNADVAKLIVGPKDPVIDCRVIDYSPGGACLEVFGQPRLPNRFELLFGGTRKRCRIVWNSGRRLGVAF, via the coding sequence ATGCACCCGAGACGCTTCACACGAGTGCGGCCGACAGGCAGAAATGCCGATGTGGCCAAATTGATCGTTGGCCCGAAGGATCCCGTCATTGATTGCAGGGTCATAGACTATTCCCCTGGCGGCGCGTGCCTCGAAGTGTTCGGACAGCCCAGATTGCCCAATCGATTTGAGCTGCTATTCGGCGGCACCAGGAAGCGTTGCCGGATTGTCTGGAACTCCGGCCGCCGCCTTGGGGTTGCCTTCTGA
- a CDS encoding 3-keto-5-aminohexanoate cleavage protein has translation MSRKVIITCAVTGAIHTPSMSKALPVTPQEIADAAVDAAEAGAAIVHLHARNPRTGQPDQSPEAFAPFLKIIKQRSNCVINLTTGGAPTMTVDERVRPAAVYKPEVASLNMGSMNFAFFGMLNRFKKFEHEWELKHLQNKDIVFRNTFQDIEYVLKTLSETGTRFEFECYDTAHLYNLNYFLEQGMVKPPLFVQTVFGLQGGTGAHPEDVLHMKRTADRLFGDKMVWSVLGAGRNQLPIAAMAAAMGGNIRVGLEDSLWAAPGRMAASNAEQVTLARKIIEGLGLEVATSDEAREILDLKGGDKLEV, from the coding sequence ATGAGCCGAAAAGTCATCATCACCTGCGCCGTGACCGGCGCGATCCACACCCCCTCGATGTCGAAGGCTCTGCCGGTGACGCCGCAGGAAATCGCCGACGCCGCGGTCGATGCCGCCGAAGCGGGTGCGGCCATCGTTCATCTGCACGCGCGCAATCCCAGGACCGGTCAGCCCGACCAGAGCCCCGAGGCCTTTGCGCCGTTCCTGAAAATCATCAAGCAGCGCTCGAACTGCGTGATCAACCTCACCACCGGCGGCGCGCCGACCATGACGGTGGACGAGCGCGTCCGCCCCGCCGCGGTCTACAAGCCGGAAGTAGCGTCGCTGAACATGGGCTCGATGAATTTTGCCTTTTTCGGCATGCTGAACCGCTTCAAGAAATTCGAGCACGAGTGGGAACTGAAGCATCTGCAGAACAAGGACATCGTGTTCCGCAACACCTTCCAGGACATCGAATATGTCCTGAAGACGCTGTCGGAGACCGGCACCCGCTTCGAATTCGAGTGCTACGACACCGCGCATCTCTACAACCTCAACTACTTCCTCGAGCAGGGCATGGTGAAGCCGCCTTTGTTCGTGCAGACCGTGTTCGGCCTGCAGGGCGGCACCGGCGCGCATCCGGAAGACGTGCTGCACATGAAGCGCACCGCCGACCGGCTGTTCGGCGACAAGATGGTGTGGTCCGTGCTGGGCGCAGGCCGCAACCAATTGCCGATCGCGGCGATGGCCGCCGCCATGGGCGGCAACATCCGCGTCGGGCTCGAGGATTCGCTGTGGGCGGCGCCCGGACGGATGGCGGCCTCAAACGCCGAGCAGGTAACGCTCGCGCGCAAGATCATCGAGGGGCTGGGCCTCGAGGTGGCGACCTCGGACGAGGCCCGCGAGATTCTCGACCTGAAGGGCGGCGACAAACTGGAGGTTTGA
- a CDS encoding ABC transporter permease, with protein MFAYIVRRLALMLVTLFGISVIIFVLLRVVPGNIVDILFDAAGFVDQADKANLEKELGLSQPIAVQYMQWIGGLLHGDLGYSYVSEKPALQEILPRIPITARLAGLALLFSASIGIPLGVISAVHQGTRLDYALRVVSLSGLSLPSFWLGLLILMASVSLFGSMPIFNPNPATWTEAFAIYCVPAMAVGFRSAALTMRITRSSMLEILRQDYIRTARAKGASETAVNYHHALKNAILPVITVIGIEAAFLIGGLIVTETVFNIPGVARFLVEALRWRDYPIVQNLVMLIAVVVVVANFTVDMLYAAIDPRIRYTD; from the coding sequence TTGTTTGCTTATATCGTGCGGCGCCTCGCCTTGATGCTCGTGACCCTGTTCGGGATCTCGGTCATCATCTTCGTGCTGCTGCGCGTCGTGCCGGGCAATATCGTCGACATCCTGTTTGACGCCGCGGGTTTCGTCGACCAGGCCGACAAGGCCAACCTGGAAAAAGAGCTCGGCCTCAGCCAGCCGATTGCGGTGCAGTATATGCAGTGGATCGGCGGGCTTCTGCATGGCGACCTCGGCTATTCCTACGTTTCCGAGAAGCCCGCGCTGCAGGAGATCCTGCCGCGGATTCCGATCACCGCGCGGCTGGCCGGCCTCGCGCTGTTGTTCTCCGCCTCGATCGGCATTCCCCTCGGCGTCATCAGCGCGGTCCATCAGGGCACGCGGCTCGATTATGCCCTGCGCGTCGTCAGCCTGAGCGGCCTGTCGCTGCCGTCGTTCTGGCTCGGCCTGCTGATCCTGATGGCGTCGGTCTCGCTGTTCGGATCGATGCCGATCTTCAACCCGAACCCGGCAACATGGACCGAGGCCTTCGCGATCTATTGCGTGCCGGCGATGGCGGTCGGCTTTCGCAGCGCCGCGCTGACCATGCGAATTACCCGCTCCTCGATGCTCGAAATCCTGCGGCAGGATTACATCCGCACCGCGCGCGCCAAGGGCGCTTCCGAAACGGCGGTGAACTATCATCACGCGCTCAAGAATGCCATCCTTCCTGTCATCACCGTGATCGGCATCGAGGCGGCGTTCCTGATCGGCGGATTGATCGTCACCGAAACGGTGTTCAATATTCCCGGCGTCGCCCGCTTCCTGGTCGAGGCGCTGCGCTGGCGCGACTATCCGATCGTGCAAAATCTCGTGATGCTGATCGCGGTCGTGGTCGTGGTCGCCAACTTCACCGTCGACATGCTCTACGCAGCGATCGATCCACGTATCCGGTATACGGACTGA
- a CDS encoding 3-hydroxyacyl-CoA dehydrogenase, whose protein sequence is MASTERNVAIVGSGLIGRAWATIFARAGWNVRLTDPHVPTLKAAPRLIRDELQALARHGLADDPDGAVARISIAGSLQEALLDVEFVQENGPEIVEDKKAIFAQLDKLAPSDALLVSSTSAITASRFTETLPGRARCLVGHPVNPPHLVPLVELCGAPWTSPDAIERARKIYREIGQVPVTINREISGFVLNRLQGALLAEAFRLVGEGYISAEDLDHTVKDGLGLRWSFLGPFETIELNAPGGIPDYCARYTGFYKELASACAGPEVYQSPNVDRVIAAWPHQPTPERIAALTQRRNERLAALAAHKATQTSFRGVATATNSDVHLHIKESRDSPVRNRAP, encoded by the coding sequence ATGGCAAGCACTGAACGCAACGTCGCCATCGTCGGAAGCGGCCTGATCGGACGCGCCTGGGCCACCATCTTCGCGCGTGCGGGGTGGAACGTGCGACTCACCGATCCGCATGTTCCGACACTGAAGGCGGCGCCCCGCCTGATCCGCGACGAGTTGCAGGCGCTGGCCCGCCATGGCCTCGCCGACGATCCCGACGGCGCCGTCGCGCGGATCTCGATTGCGGGAAGCCTGCAGGAAGCGCTGCTGGACGTCGAATTCGTCCAGGAAAACGGTCCGGAGATCGTCGAGGACAAGAAGGCCATCTTCGCCCAGCTCGACAAGCTCGCGCCATCAGACGCGCTGCTGGTGTCCTCGACCTCGGCGATTACGGCATCGCGCTTCACCGAGACGCTGCCGGGCCGGGCGCGTTGCCTGGTCGGCCACCCCGTCAATCCGCCGCATCTGGTGCCGCTGGTCGAATTGTGCGGCGCGCCGTGGACCTCGCCCGACGCGATCGAGCGCGCGCGAAAGATCTATCGCGAGATCGGCCAGGTGCCAGTCACGATCAACCGCGAGATATCAGGCTTTGTGCTGAACCGGCTGCAGGGCGCGCTGCTGGCGGAAGCATTTCGTCTCGTCGGCGAAGGCTATATCTCCGCGGAAGACCTCGATCACACCGTCAAGGACGGCCTCGGGCTGCGCTGGTCGTTTCTCGGACCGTTCGAGACCATCGAGCTTAATGCGCCCGGCGGCATTCCCGATTATTGCGCGCGCTATACCGGATTCTACAAGGAGCTGGCCTCGGCTTGCGCCGGCCCCGAAGTCTACCAAAGCCCGAATGTGGACCGGGTGATCGCGGCGTGGCCGCATCAGCCGACGCCGGAGCGCATCGCCGCACTGACGCAGCGGCGCAACGAGCGCCTGGCGGCGCTGGCAGCCCACAAGGCTACTCAAACGTCATTCCGGGGCGTCGCGACAGCGACGAACTCTGATGTGCACTTGCACATCAAAGAATCTCGAGATTCCCCGGTGCGCAATCGCGCACCTTAG
- a CDS encoding helix-turn-helix transcriptional regulator — MGSSPEDYGGTKYPMIRTAVRQRALAEFLRKHRESIVKPVDDKHVGERRRRTVGLRREEVAEMAAISSTWYTRLEQGKEVAPSSAALGRIADVLQLAPAERAYLFELGRRVDPNDASNFADDLVGKTIESCVRSISYPAFVLDRYWTMLFWNDELAELFPPWLNDPERNLLRLMFLNLNARTLVVDWEPRARSLLAQFRVDFGKYIDDQKMLDLVSKLSEESDHFRRLWQEQRVLSSDGIEKSYNHPQWGLLKFRQTTFLAASDSSIKLVILKPCNEAAITCLGR; from the coding sequence ATGGGAAGCTCTCCGGAAGATTATGGAGGGACAAAATATCCTATGATACGCACTGCGGTGCGACAACGAGCTCTTGCCGAATTCCTGCGCAAGCATCGCGAGTCGATCGTCAAGCCAGTCGATGACAAGCACGTCGGCGAACGGAGACGAAGAACGGTAGGACTTCGCCGCGAAGAAGTTGCTGAGATGGCGGCGATTAGCTCTACCTGGTACACGCGGCTGGAGCAGGGAAAGGAAGTAGCGCCTTCCAGCGCTGCGCTCGGACGCATTGCCGACGTGCTGCAGTTGGCACCCGCAGAGCGGGCTTACCTTTTCGAATTGGGCCGACGAGTTGATCCGAACGATGCTTCGAACTTCGCCGATGATCTCGTCGGCAAAACGATCGAGAGCTGTGTCCGTTCCATCTCGTACCCGGCCTTTGTGCTCGACAGATATTGGACGATGCTGTTCTGGAATGACGAATTGGCGGAACTGTTCCCGCCATGGCTGAACGATCCGGAAAGGAACTTGCTGCGACTTATGTTTCTCAATTTGAATGCGAGAACGCTCGTCGTCGATTGGGAGCCTCGGGCGCGCAGCCTCCTGGCACAGTTCCGGGTTGATTTCGGCAAGTATATTGATGATCAGAAGATGCTTGATCTGGTCAGCAAGCTAAGCGAGGAGTCGGATCACTTTCGGAGATTGTGGCAAGAACAGCGGGTTCTGTCTTCGGACGGGATCGAAAAGTCATACAATCATCCCCAGTGGGGCTTGCTGAAATTTCGTCAAACAACCTTCCTCGCCGCCAGTGATTCCTCGATCAAGCTGGTCATCTTGAAGCCGTGCAATGAGGCTGCGATCACCTGCCTCGGGCGATGA
- a CDS encoding PilZ domain-containing protein, which yields MAFGDRKSERVNFERGIHVYVMGIDGTWRRDCVMIDVSQTGARLCIDGSIEGLDLKEFFLLLSSTGSAFRRCKLVRVAGDQIGVEFLERKLIRKKPLKPQTTNEPA from the coding sequence ATGGCTTTTGGAGACAGAAAGAGCGAGCGCGTCAATTTCGAACGCGGCATCCATGTTTATGTCATGGGAATTGACGGCACCTGGCGGCGAGACTGCGTGATGATCGACGTTTCACAGACCGGCGCGCGCCTGTGCATCGATGGGTCCATCGAGGGATTGGACCTCAAGGAATTTTTCCTGCTGCTTTCGTCCACGGGCAGCGCGTTCCGCCGCTGCAAACTGGTGCGGGTCGCCGGCGACCAGATCGGTGTCGAATTCCTGGAGCGGAAGCTCATCCGGAAGAAACCTCTGAAACCCCAAACAACCAACGAGCCAGCCTGA
- a CDS encoding branched-chain amino acid ABC transporter ATP-binding protein/permease: MMKRLPIPLLIAALGLLVLPPLLLALGLTMTSATEVVTYALACMALNILVGHTGLVSFGHGAWFGLAAYAAALVQRNVMPGSFFGPTIAGVLIVTAIAATFGFLILRRRGVYFSLLTLALAAMLYAVAFRWTDVTGGENGLGGITRPTLLGVDLESSTNYYWFVAAIAFLVLILLWRFHNSTVGSVLVAIRENEQRARFLGYPTNRYKLAAFVLSAGITGLAGILLLYQNRMTSADPISVSFSGDLLAMVVIGGMRSFLGPALGALFFILFREFLGIYTENWLFWFGLIFVSFIVFSPTGLVGVGEQLIAPFRKKTTEDAAMSARRIEALPLPEFLRPKSHIAGPVLSARHIVKNFGGIRAVQGIDIRIADRTLHALIGPNGAGKTTAFNLLSGMFPPDQGTVSLMGQPIAGETPEEIARAGIGRSFQITNLFPALSVGENIRLAVQARHPRRFDPLANALSIDAINVETDATIRYLGLAGIEKAEAGNLSYGGQRLLDMGVALATAPRVLLLDEPLAGLAAAERERIGAIIKRISSDLPVLLVEHDIDRVFQLADHVTVMNEGRVLLDGTVEEARTSPKVQEVYIGSGATEIAARPRETAARVNALLTVGNVDTFYGKSHILNDVNFTLHENEIIALLGRNGAGKSTLLKTLVGIAPASNGSIKLADSELIGHSSAQNARLGIGYVPQGRGLFAGMSVEQNLELGGLKRQTGNGVHWTRERIYEYFPRIRERLDSPADYLSGGEQQMVAVARALSGDVRVLLLDEPFEGLAPTVVEQLFETFDRLRKEIAIIIVDHHLDLALALSDTTVALERGRVIHQGPSKDLRDDLDLRRKVLWL; the protein is encoded by the coding sequence ATGATGAAGCGCCTGCCGATTCCACTGTTGATCGCCGCCCTCGGACTGCTTGTGCTGCCGCCGCTGCTGCTCGCGCTCGGCCTCACCATGACCTCGGCGACCGAGGTCGTCACCTATGCGCTGGCCTGCATGGCGCTGAACATCCTGGTCGGCCATACCGGCCTGGTGTCGTTCGGCCATGGCGCCTGGTTCGGCCTCGCCGCCTATGCGGCGGCGCTGGTCCAGCGCAATGTGATGCCGGGCTCGTTCTTCGGTCCCACCATCGCCGGCGTGCTGATCGTCACCGCCATCGCCGCCACGTTCGGCTTCCTGATCCTGCGGCGGCGCGGGGTATATTTCTCGCTGCTGACGCTGGCGCTGGCGGCGATGCTGTACGCGGTCGCGTTCCGCTGGACCGACGTCACCGGCGGCGAGAACGGCCTCGGCGGCATCACGCGGCCGACGCTGCTCGGCGTCGATCTGGAATCCTCCACGAATTACTACTGGTTCGTCGCTGCAATCGCCTTCCTGGTGCTGATCCTGCTATGGCGCTTCCATAACTCGACGGTCGGCAGCGTGCTGGTGGCGATCCGCGAGAACGAGCAACGCGCGCGTTTCCTCGGCTATCCGACCAACCGCTACAAGCTCGCCGCTTTCGTGCTGTCGGCCGGGATCACCGGGCTTGCCGGCATCCTGCTGCTTTACCAGAACCGCATGACCTCGGCCGATCCGATCTCGGTCTCGTTCTCCGGCGATCTCCTGGCCATGGTCGTGATCGGCGGCATGCGCAGTTTCCTGGGACCCGCGCTCGGCGCGCTGTTCTTCATCCTGTTCCGCGAGTTCCTCGGCATCTACACCGAGAACTGGCTGTTCTGGTTCGGCCTGATATTCGTCAGCTTCATCGTGTTTTCGCCGACCGGTCTGGTCGGCGTCGGCGAACAGCTGATCGCGCCGTTCCGCAAGAAGACGACCGAAGACGCCGCGATGTCGGCGCGCCGCATCGAAGCGCTGCCGCTGCCGGAATTCCTGCGACCCAAATCCCACATCGCAGGGCCGGTGCTGTCGGCCCGACACATCGTCAAGAATTTCGGCGGCATCAGGGCGGTGCAGGGGATCGACATCAGGATTGCCGACCGCACCCTGCATGCACTGATCGGGCCCAACGGCGCCGGCAAGACCACTGCGTTCAACCTCTTGTCCGGCATGTTCCCGCCGGACCAGGGCACCGTATCGCTGATGGGCCAGCCGATCGCCGGCGAAACGCCGGAGGAGATCGCCCGCGCCGGCATCGGCCGCTCGTTCCAGATCACCAACCTGTTTCCGGCCCTGAGCGTCGGCGAAAACATCAGGCTTGCGGTGCAGGCGCGGCATCCCCGCCGCTTCGATCCCCTCGCGAACGCGCTGTCGATCGATGCGATCAACGTCGAGACCGACGCCACCATCCGCTATCTCGGCCTTGCCGGCATCGAGAAGGCCGAAGCGGGCAACTTGTCCTATGGCGGCCAGCGGCTGCTCGACATGGGCGTGGCGCTTGCGACCGCGCCCCGCGTGCTGCTGCTCGACGAACCGCTCGCCGGCCTTGCCGCGGCGGAGCGCGAGCGGATCGGCGCCATCATCAAGCGGATATCGTCGGATCTGCCGGTGCTGCTGGTCGAACACGATATCGACCGGGTATTCCAGCTCGCCGACCATGTCACGGTCATGAATGAAGGCCGGGTGCTGCTTGACGGCACCGTCGAGGAAGCCCGTACCAGCCCGAAGGTGCAGGAAGTCTATATCGGCTCCGGCGCGACGGAAATTGCCGCGCGCCCGCGCGAAACCGCCGCCCGCGTCAACGCGCTGCTGACGGTCGGCAACGTCGACACGTTCTACGGCAAGAGCCACATCCTCAACGACGTCAATTTCACGCTGCACGAGAACGAGATCATCGCGCTGTTGGGCCGCAACGGCGCCGGCAAGTCGACGCTGCTGAAGACGCTGGTCGGCATCGCGCCGGCATCGAACGGGTCGATCAAACTCGCCGACAGCGAGTTGATCGGCCATTCGTCGGCGCAGAATGCGCGGCTCGGCATCGGCTACGTGCCGCAGGGCCGCGGCCTGTTCGCCGGCATGAGCGTGGAACAGAACCTCGAGCTTGGCGGGCTGAAGCGCCAGACCGGCAACGGCGTGCACTGGACGCGGGAGCGCATCTACGAATATTTCCCGCGGATTCGCGAACGACTCGACAGCCCCGCCGACTATCTTTCCGGCGGCGAGCAGCAGATGGTCGCGGTCGCTCGCGCGCTGTCGGGTGACGTCCGGGTGTTGCTGCTCGACGAACCCTTCGAGGGCCTCGCGCCGACCGTGGTGGAGCAATTGTTCGAGACCTTCGACCGGCTGCGCAAGGAAATCGCCATCATCATCGTCGATCACCATCTCGATCTGGCGCTGGCGTTGTCCGATACTACGGTGGCGCTGGAGCGCGGCCGGGTGATCCACCAGGGGCCGTCGAAGGACCTGCGCGACGATCTCGACTTGCGCCGCAAGGTGCTCTGGCTGTGA